CCTGCCGCCGCTGCTGGCTTTTGTGCTGGTGGCGGTGCTGGCGCTCCTGCTGCTGCGCCCCGCGCCGGGCGGGCCAGCGGACGGTTCACTGCTGGGGCAGCCGGCGCCCACTTTTGTCCTGAAGGCCCTGGACGGGTCATCGGTCGACCTGAGTTCGTTCCGGGGGCGTCCGTTGGTGCTGAATTTCTGGGCGTCGTGGTGCGGCCCGTGCCGTGACGAGGCGCCTCTCTTTCGTGACCTGGATGCCCGGCGGCAACGCGGCAACTATCAGGTGCTGGGCGTGCTGTTTCAGGACAGCAATCTGGGCAACGCCCGCAAGTTCGTGAAGGAGTACCGCCTGACCTACCCCAACGCCATCGACGCGAAGATGGACGCCGGGAGTGCCTACCAGGTGTCGGGCCTGCCGCAGACGGTGTTCATCGATTCACGCGGCGTAGTGCGTCACATCGACAAGGGCGGCCTGAGCCGCGAGCGCCTGAACGAAGGCCTGAAAAAAATTGGAGTGTCTCCCCTATGAAGGTCAGCCAGTGAAAATCACGCGGCGCGAGGTGCTGGAACGCTGGTGGATGCTGCCGGTCGCGGGCACGGCTGGGGCGTTCGGGTTCATGGGGTGGTACGCCGCCAAGATCACCTTCGGCAAGAAGAAGGTGGGGGCACCGCACTTCGTGGCTGGCCCCGCACAGAAAATCGCGGCCCTCAGTGCCCTGCCCGGCGAGTGGTCGGAAGTCGACTTCTTCTATGACCGCCGTCCCTGCACGCTGCTGCGCGTTCCGCGTCTTGTGGAGGGCGGCCTCGAGGCCGGCGAGGCACACCTCGTGGCGTTTTCGCGGGTATGTACGCACCTGGGCTGCCCGGTGAATCTGGTCAAAGACCTGGAAGTGCTGGCCTTCGCTTACAACTACCGCCCGCCCAAAGGCGAACGTCACCCGCAGCTGGGGTGCCGCTGTCATTACAGCGTCTTCGACCCCTTGCGCGGCGGCGAGGCCATGTTCGGCAAGGCTACTTTGCCGCTGCCGCGCGTCCAGCTGGAACTTCGGGGTCAGGACGTGTACGCCACCGGAATTGAACCGGCCCCGATCCTCTCCACCTGACCGGAAGGCCTGCCCACCCAGCGGCGTGGCAGGAACGACCAGCAAGCGTCACGCGTTGCACTGGTCGAGGGCCGTCTCAGTCGGCGGTAATGGCGACTGAAGCGTAGGCCTCTTCCACGAGGGCACGCACGCTGGCGCGCAGGGCACGGGGGAACTCGTCCTCGAAGCGGGGGCGCGGGGAAATGTCCGGCGAAGGGAAGGAAAACACGGCCCGGGTTTCGAGGCCCGAGCCGCTGGACGCCAGCTGCCAGCCCAGGGCCAGGGCGTACATGTGCATCAGGACGCGCAGGTTGGTGCGCCGCTCGAAGGGCATGACGTCCAAAATGGGCAGCACGTAACGCAGCAGCATGCGCCGGAAGTTCTGGCTCTGCTCGTCGGCCAGGCTGGGATTGATCACTGTGGTCAGCAGCACCAGCAGGCGGCGTAGGCCCTCCTGCGGCACCACGCGGGCCACCAGCAGATCCGTGAGTTGATCGGCGCTGGTGCAGCGGGCCGCCTCCAGGCCACGGAGCAGATCCTTGAGGCAGTGTTCCAGGTGCTCGGTCAGCAGGGCCAGGAACAGCTCTTCCTTGGTGTCGAAATACAGGTACAGGGTGCCTTTGGCCAGCTGGGCTTCGCGGGCCACCTGGCTCATGCTGAGGTCGGGGTAGGGGGTGGTGCGCCACAGGTGTTCTGCCGCCCGCAGAATCTCGATGCGGCGTTTTTTCTTTTCCTCGGCATTGCGCGCCCGCAGGGGACGCGAAGTTACGTGTGACACACGGCGCACCATAGAGGCTTTGCGCGCAGCACATGGTGAAACGCTTCACCCATTAAAAGGACACCCGGTCACTAGCCCCTGGGAAGCTGTTGGGCTAAACGATGTGCAATTCTTTCATTAGATGAAGAGTTCTTCATCTGGGCAGGCAACGGGCTTTCTGCAGCAACACATCATGGTCGACCCAGCATCCTCGTCACCTCAGCTCACGATCCCTGCTGGATGAGGGCTTCGCCCATCACCAGGTGGCATAGCCCTAACCCGTATGACCCGCCTCTGACGGCGCTCAAAGTGAATCCTCATGCATGGCCCGTAACATGCGCCGTATGCCCATGCAACGCTTCACCTTGCCGCTGGCCGTGCTGCTGAGCGGCGGCCTGGCCCTGGCACAGACCGCCCCCACCACACCAGCCGCGCCGCCCGCCACCAACCCTGCGCCCAGCGCTACCCCCAAAACCGCGCGGGTGCTGGCGACCACCCACCGCACTGTCAGCGCCTTATCGGTGGGCATCAGCAAAGCCGTGAAGGGCCAACTGCTGACCTGCCCCAAGGCCCTGAAGGTCAGCCCACTGGCGGTGTGCCTGTACACCAAGTCCCCGGTCAATACGGTGCGCCCGGCGGTACGCGGCGTGGTCGGCCCGCAGGCGCTGGGCGACTGGAAAACCAGCGCTCAGGCCAGCAGTCTGCTGGTGCAGGAGGGCGGCAACCTGGCCGCTTACGTGCTGCTCAGTAACCTGTCGCCCCAGGAAACCCTGGTGGTGATCGACGCGGTGCAGGCCAAGCCGGTCGCGGCCAAACCTGCCGCGCCCGCCGGGGTCGTCAAAGGTCAGGCGTACCTGCTGGACAGTGACCTGGCTGGCGTGGTCAACGTGATCAACCTGGGGGGCGGCAAGTACCGCCTGAACGCCCCCGGTCAGACGGCCCTGACCATCACTGCCGGTTCCAAGGTGGCGCAGCGCGGCGGAGGGACGGTCGACCTGCCCATGGTGCCACTGACCGACGGCAAGAACCTGCTGTTTCCTGCCGCCGACCTGCGCTCGCTGGGCTGCACCGTCACCGATACGGCCAACGGCATTACCATCGCCTGCGGCAGCGACAGCGTGGGCGTGAAACCCATCGTGTTCTGAAGTATTACGCGCAACGGGCAGCGGCGAACCTCAGTTCGCCGCTGCCCGTTGCGGTGTCGGGGGCACGGGGCGGGTGACGCCCAGGGCCAGGCCCGCTGCCAGCAGGGCCAGCACCCCGGCGGCCAGGAACGCCGGGCCGTACTGCCCCAGTTGATCGCGCACCACGCCGCCCAGCTGATGGGCAAAAAAGACCCAGCCGTACACCGTGCCGACGTTGGCCGCGCCGAAACGCCGGGCGGTGAGGGCCACGGTGGGCGGCACAGTGGCGATGTAGTCCAGGCCGAACAGCACCGCGAAGGCCCCCAGGCTGGCGCCCGGCGGCAGGGCCGGCAAGAGCAGCAGGCTCAGACCCCGGAAGGCGTAGTACGCGGCCAGCAGCACGCGCGGGTCGAAGCGGTCGGTCAGGTAGCCGCTGCCCAGCGTGCCCACAAAGTTGAAAGCACCCATGACCGCCAGCATCCCGGCGGCGTACCCGGCGCTCAGGCCCAGGTCATTGCAGTATGAGATGAAGTGCGTGCCGATGATGCCGTTGCTGGTGGCCCCGCACACGAAAAAAGTCGCCGAGAGCAGCCAGAAGTCGCGCGAGGTCAGGGCGCGGCGCATGACTGAACTGTCCGGCTGGGGCGGGGGGATGTGCGCCGCTGCCGGGTCAAGCGGCTCGCCGTCCAGGCCCAGACCCACTTCTGAAGGCCGGTCACGCAGCAGCAGCCAGAACACGGGGGCCAGCGCCAGGGCGGCGAGCCCGATGCCGGCACTGGCCAAACGCCAGTCCTGTCCCCCCGAGGCCAGCGTGAGCAGCGGAATGAACATCAGTTGCCCGGCGCTGGTGGCCGCGCCGAAGACCCCGGTGACCAGCCCGCGCCGCGCCCTGAACCAGCGGGCCGCGACCGCCGCCCCCAGCACGCTGCCGGCCAGGCCGGTGCCCAGCCCGCTGAGCACGCCCCACAGTGCATACAGCTGCCCCTCCGTGCGAAGAAAAGCGCTGGCCAGGAAA
This is a stretch of genomic DNA from Deinococcus fonticola. It encodes these proteins:
- a CDS encoding MFS transporter, translated to MTTPPTPVQGGMNRAWLTVGVTIVVLLLAAGARSAPGVFLKPMQADTGFTLTTLSGAVSVGLLLFGLGAPLSGYLMDRHGPRRVASLGLLLVAAAFLASAFLRTEGQLYALWGVLSGLGTGLAGSVLGAAVAARWFRARRGLVTGVFGAATSAGQLMFIPLLTLASGGQDWRLASAGIGLAALALAPVFWLLLRDRPSEVGLGLDGEPLDPAAAHIPPPQPDSSVMRRALTSRDFWLLSATFFVCGATSNGIIGTHFISYCNDLGLSAGYAAGMLAVMGAFNFVGTLGSGYLTDRFDPRVLLAAYYAFRGLSLLLLPALPPGASLGAFAVLFGLDYIATVPPTVALTARRFGAANVGTVYGWVFFAHQLGGVVRDQLGQYGPAFLAAGVLALLAAGLALGVTRPVPPTPQRAAAN
- a CDS encoding Rieske 2Fe-2S domain-containing protein — its product is MKITRREVLERWWMLPVAGTAGAFGFMGWYAAKITFGKKKVGAPHFVAGPAQKIAALSALPGEWSEVDFFYDRRPCTLLRVPRLVEGGLEAGEAHLVAFSRVCTHLGCPVNLVKDLEVLAFAYNYRPPKGERHPQLGCRCHYSVFDPLRGGEAMFGKATLPLPRVQLELRGQDVYATGIEPAPILST
- a CDS encoding TetR/AcrR family transcriptional regulator; this encodes MSHVTSRPLRARNAEEKKKRRIEILRAAEHLWRTTPYPDLSMSQVAREAQLAKGTLYLYFDTKEELFLALLTEHLEHCLKDLLRGLEAARCTSADQLTDLLVARVVPQEGLRRLLVLLTTVINPSLADEQSQNFRRMLLRYVLPILDVMPFERRTNLRVLMHMYALALGWQLASSGSGLETRAVFSFPSPDISPRPRFEDEFPRALRASVRALVEEAYASVAITAD
- a CDS encoding TlpA family protein disulfide reductase is translated as MRLGRTSSPLRFLPPLLAFVLVAVLALLLLRPAPGGPADGSLLGQPAPTFVLKALDGSSVDLSSFRGRPLVLNFWASWCGPCRDEAPLFRDLDARRQRGNYQVLGVLFQDSNLGNARKFVKEYRLTYPNAIDAKMDAGSAYQVSGLPQTVFIDSRGVVRHIDKGGLSRERLNEGLKKIGVSPL